A genomic window from Synechococcus sp. CBW1107 includes:
- a CDS encoding ABC transporter ATP-binding protein, producing MAHPRARTPISRLLEALRPHRRLVWLASSCSVLNKLFDLAPPVLIGLAVDVVVRQQTSWLAELGLRTVPAQLTALAVASFVIWSAESLFEYLYGVLWRNLAQTMQHELRLEAYDHLQKLEMAFFEAGSSGRLMAILNDDINQLERFLDHGANELLQLTTTVLAVGGVMAAISPGVAGVAFLPIPVILWGSILFQKRLAPRYRDVRERAGDLNSSLSNNLGGMLTIKSYAAEAWELERIRHQSEAYRTTNQRAIRLSAAFIPLIRFAILFAFLAILVIGGLQAWRGTIAVGSYSFLVFITQRLLWPLTTLGRTLDDYQRAMASSNRVLDLLDTPIAIPGGDRPLPLASVRGAIEFRSVSFGYTGREPLLVDFSLSVPAGHTVGIVGATGSGKSTLVKLLLRLYAVQDGEILLDDQPIQDLRLGDLRHAIGLVSQDVFLFHGSVGENIAYGSFGASPAAIARAARLAEASGFIEALPQGYDTVVGERGQRLSGGQRQRIALARAILKNPPVLILDEATAAVDNETEAAIQRSLELITAERTTLVIAHRLSTVRHADRIVVMEHGRIVEQGGHDELLRRGGAYARLWRVQAGLREDEALLA from the coding sequence ATGGCCCATCCGCGCGCGCGCACCCCGATCAGCCGCCTGCTGGAGGCCTTGAGACCCCACCGCCGGCTCGTCTGGCTGGCCTCGAGCTGCTCGGTTCTCAACAAACTGTTCGATCTGGCCCCACCGGTGCTGATCGGCCTGGCCGTGGATGTGGTGGTGCGTCAGCAGACCTCCTGGCTGGCGGAGTTGGGGCTCAGGACCGTCCCCGCCCAGCTCACGGCCCTGGCGGTGGCCTCGTTTGTGATCTGGAGTGCCGAATCCCTGTTCGAATACCTCTACGGGGTGCTCTGGCGCAACCTGGCCCAGACCATGCAGCACGAGCTCAGGCTTGAGGCCTATGACCATCTGCAGAAGCTGGAGATGGCCTTCTTCGAGGCCGGAAGCAGCGGCCGGCTGATGGCCATCCTCAACGACGACATCAATCAGCTCGAGCGTTTTCTCGACCACGGCGCCAACGAACTGCTGCAGCTGACCACCACCGTGCTGGCGGTCGGTGGAGTGATGGCGGCCATCTCTCCCGGAGTGGCCGGAGTGGCCTTTCTGCCCATCCCGGTGATTCTCTGGGGCTCGATCCTGTTCCAGAAACGGCTGGCTCCTCGCTACCGCGATGTGCGTGAGCGGGCCGGCGATCTCAACAGCAGCCTGTCGAACAACCTCGGCGGGATGCTCACGATCAAGAGTTATGCCGCCGAGGCCTGGGAGCTGGAGCGAATCCGCCACCAGAGTGAGGCCTACAGAACCACCAACCAGCGCGCCATTCGTCTGTCAGCGGCCTTCATACCCCTGATCCGTTTTGCCATCCTCTTCGCCTTCCTGGCGATTCTGGTGATCGGCGGACTGCAGGCCTGGCGCGGCACGATCGCCGTGGGCTCCTACAGCTTTCTCGTCTTCATCACTCAGCGTCTGCTCTGGCCCCTCACCACCCTTGGTCGCACCCTCGATGACTACCAGCGGGCCATGGCCTCGAGCAACCGGGTCCTGGATCTGCTGGATACACCGATCGCCATCCCCGGGGGCGACAGGCCCCTGCCCCTCGCCAGCGTCCGCGGTGCCATCGAGTTCCGCTCGGTGAGTTTCGGCTACACCGGCCGGGAGCCCCTGCTGGTCGACTTCTCTCTGTCGGTTCCGGCCGGACACACTGTGGGCATCGTGGGGGCCACCGGCTCCGGCAAGAGCACCCTGGTGAAATTGCTGCTGCGGCTCTATGCCGTCCAGGACGGCGAGATCCTGCTGGATGACCAGCCGATCCAGGACCTGCGGCTGGGCGATCTCCGGCATGCCATCGGCCTGGTGAGCCAGGACGTGTTCCTTTTTCACGGCAGCGTGGGCGAGAACATCGCCTACGGGAGTTTTGGCGCCAGCCCGGCCGCAATTGCGCGCGCTGCGCGGCTGGCCGAAGCCAGCGGCTTCATCGAAGCGCTTCCCCAGGGATACGACACCGTGGTCGGGGAGCGGGGGCAGCGGCTCTCAGGGGGCCAACGCCAGCGCATTGCCCTGGCCCGGGCGATTCTCAAGAATCCGCCGGTGCTCATCCTCGATGAAGCCACTGCGGCTGTCGACAACGAAACGGAGGCAGCCATCCAGCGGTCCCTGGAGCTGATCACCGCCGAGCGCACCACCCTGGTGATCGCGCACCGACTCAGCACCGTGCGTCATGCCGATCGGATCGTGGTGATGGAGCACGGCCGGATCGTCGAGCAGGGAGGCCATGACGAGCTGTTGCGCCGCGGAGGCGCCTACGCCCGGCTCTGGCGGGTTCAGGCCGGCCTGCGCGAAGACGAGGCGCTCCTGGCCTGA
- a CDS encoding phosphomannose isomerase type II C-terminal cupin domain has product MAVSGGGGTPRSERPWGWFETLATARGYLIKRLWLFPSSRISLQRHHHRSEHWVVVEGDGVLECEGGQLSASPGVTLTIPTRAIHRASAGDHGLVIVEIQRGDDLSDDDIERFADDYGRVG; this is encoded by the coding sequence ATGGCGGTATCCGGCGGGGGAGGCACGCCTCGCAGTGAACGCCCCTGGGGTTGGTTCGAAACCCTGGCCACTGCCAGGGGCTACCTGATCAAGCGGCTGTGGCTGTTCCCCTCCAGCCGCATCAGTCTTCAGCGTCACCACCATCGCAGCGAACACTGGGTGGTTGTCGAAGGGGATGGCGTCCTGGAATGCGAGGGAGGGCAGCTGAGCGCATCTCCTGGCGTCACCCTGACGATTCCCACCCGGGCCATCCACCGGGCCAGCGCAGGTGACCACGGGCTGGTGATCGTGGAGATCCAGCGAGGCGACGACCTGAGCGACGACGACATCGAGCGTTTCGCCGACGACTACGGACGAGTGGGCTGA
- a CDS encoding glutamine synthetase III, whose protein sequence is MPSPQRLAAIQRTQDRPETITSPPGSLEEMWASDVFNLSKMKSSLPKDIFKSVQTTIKEGGKLDVSVANVVAQAMKDWAVSRGALYYAHVFYPLTNSTAEKHDGFISTQSDGSAICEFTGKVLVQGEPDGSSFPNGGIRSTFEARGYTAWDITSPAFLMSTPNGVTLCIPTVFVSWTGEALDKKTPLLRSNAAMNKQAQRLLKMLGNTDVAPVNSSCGAEQEYFLVDSAFVSLRSDLLLAGRTLFGSPSPKGQQFDDHYFGAIPRRVQVFMQDVEQQMYKLGIPAKTRHNEVAPGQFEIAPFFEAANVATDHQQLTMTLLKNTARKHGMNCLLHEKPFEGINGSGKHVNWSVGNATQGNLLDPGSSPEENMQFLLFCGAVIRGVHLYGPLLRAVVATAGNDHRLGANEAPPAIISVYLGSQLEEVYTMIKNGNLGSTDHGGLMQLGVDTLPEFPKDPGDRNRTSPFAFTGNRFEFRAVGSNQSVAGPLVAMNTILADSLQYICDEMEAKMGAGESLESAASAVLKTIMEKHGNVVFGGDGYSSEWHQMAVNERGLENLPTTADALLVLERDNVKDLFRRTGVLTPVELQSRFEVYAEQYVLAVEVEAKVALKIARTQVYPAVMEYLGNLANSLRYQEDLGLPPDRAMAGRIATLNQELLANCVALESALSAPPHGAVAHMRHCADTLLPLMHKIREAVDGLETLVDDNAWPLPTYQEMLFVR, encoded by the coding sequence ATGCCCAGCCCCCAGCGCCTCGCCGCCATTCAGCGCACCCAGGATCGTCCTGAGACGATCACATCCCCCCCCGGATCACTGGAGGAAATGTGGGCCAGCGATGTCTTCAACCTCTCCAAAATGAAGTCGTCCCTTCCCAAGGACATCTTCAAATCTGTTCAGACCACCATCAAGGAGGGAGGCAAGCTTGATGTCTCCGTGGCCAATGTGGTGGCCCAGGCCATGAAGGACTGGGCGGTCAGTCGCGGTGCTCTCTACTACGCCCACGTCTTCTACCCCCTCACCAACTCCACCGCCGAGAAGCACGACGGCTTCATCTCCACCCAGAGCGACGGCTCCGCCATCTGCGAATTCACCGGCAAGGTGCTGGTGCAGGGCGAACCGGACGGCTCCTCCTTCCCCAACGGTGGCATCCGCTCCACCTTTGAGGCACGTGGCTACACCGCCTGGGATATCACCAGCCCGGCGTTCCTGATGAGCACGCCCAATGGCGTCACTCTATGCATCCCGACGGTCTTCGTGTCGTGGACCGGTGAAGCTCTCGACAAGAAAACGCCGCTGCTGCGCTCCAACGCGGCCATGAACAAACAGGCCCAGCGTCTGCTCAAGATGCTCGGCAACACCGACGTGGCTCCGGTGAACTCCAGCTGTGGTGCCGAGCAGGAATACTTCCTGGTCGACAGTGCCTTCGTGAGTCTGCGCTCCGACCTGCTGCTGGCCGGTCGCACCCTCTTCGGCAGCCCCTCCCCCAAGGGCCAGCAGTTCGACGACCACTACTTCGGGGCCATCCCCCGGCGGGTTCAGGTGTTCATGCAGGACGTGGAGCAGCAGATGTACAAGCTGGGCATCCCTGCCAAGACCCGCCATAACGAGGTGGCGCCCGGTCAGTTCGAGATCGCTCCCTTCTTCGAGGCGGCCAACGTGGCCACCGATCACCAGCAGCTCACCATGACGCTGCTGAAGAACACGGCGCGGAAGCATGGCATGAACTGCCTGCTGCATGAGAAGCCGTTCGAGGGAATCAACGGCTCCGGCAAGCACGTCAACTGGTCGGTGGGCAATGCCACCCAGGGCAATCTGCTCGACCCAGGCAGCAGCCCAGAGGAGAACATGCAGTTCCTGCTGTTCTGCGGAGCCGTGATTCGCGGTGTCCACCTCTATGGACCGCTGCTGCGTGCTGTGGTGGCCACGGCCGGCAATGATCACCGCCTCGGGGCCAACGAAGCTCCTCCGGCGATCATCTCGGTGTACCTCGGCAGTCAGCTGGAGGAGGTTTACACGATGATCAAGAACGGCAATCTCGGTAGCACCGATCACGGTGGATTGATGCAACTGGGTGTTGACACCCTGCCCGAATTTCCCAAGGATCCAGGCGACCGGAACCGCACCTCCCCCTTCGCCTTCACCGGCAACCGTTTCGAATTCAGGGCCGTGGGCTCCAACCAGTCGGTCGCTGGTCCGCTCGTGGCGATGAACACGATTCTCGCGGATTCCCTCCAGTACATCTGCGATGAAATGGAGGCGAAGATGGGGGCTGGGGAATCGCTTGAGTCAGCCGCCTCCGCTGTGCTCAAGACGATCATGGAGAAGCATGGCAATGTCGTCTTCGGCGGTGATGGCTACTCCAGCGAGTGGCACCAGATGGCCGTGAACGAGAGGGGGCTGGAAAACCTGCCCACCACCGCTGATGCGCTGCTCGTGCTCGAGCGTGACAATGTCAAGGACCTCTTCCGCCGGACGGGTGTCCTCACTCCCGTGGAGCTGCAGAGCCGCTTCGAGGTGTACGCCGAGCAGTATGTGCTCGCCGTCGAAGTCGAGGCGAAGGTGGCCTTGAAGATCGCCCGCACCCAGGTGTATCCGGCCGTCATGGAGTACCTCGGCAACCTGGCCAATTCCCTGCGCTACCAGGAGGATCTCGGACTTCCTCCCGATCGCGCCATGGCCGGGCGGATCGCCACCCTCAATCAGGAACTGCTGGCGAACTGCGTGGCCCTCGAGTCCGCCCTGTCGGCCCCGCCCCACGGTGCAGTCGCCCACATGCGCCACTGTGCGGACACCCTCCTGCCCCTGATGCACAAGATCCGCGAGGCCGTCGACGGTCTGGAGACCCTGGTGGACGACAACGCCTGGCCGCTGCCCACCTACCAGGAGATGCTGTTCGTCCGCTGA
- a CDS encoding DEAD/DEAH box helicase: MTQFNAGESFACSIDLSAHPAQAPIPPIASDPITSNQPSCVDLSALEGQPSAAETTAVESTLIGPIDQPGEATQDAPAGAFAAFGLGAEILAAVADCGYSDPSPIQKAAIPELMLGRDLVGQAQTGTGKTAAFALPLLARLDPQQRTPQVLVLTPTRELALQVAEAFNGYAAKLPQVRVLPIYGGADFRDQIVRLKRGVQIVVGTPGRVMDHMRQGTLDLSGLRCLVLDEADEMLRMGFIDDVEWVLEQLPEKRQVVLFSATMPSEIRRLSRKYLKDPAEVTIQQKGAENSTIRQRHLVVHGAQKLEALTRVLEAESSEGVIIFARTKAITLTVSEALEQQGYDVAVLNGDVPQNQRERTVERLRSGQVNVLVATDVAARGLDVDRITLVINYDIPFDSEAYVHRIGRTGRAGRQGDAILFLTPRERRFLGGLERAVGKAITPMEVPTNADINQSRLDRLRERLTALVATPRSDDQELALLSEILQRVGSEISASPEQLALAALQLAVGDRPLLVQGAETWRQPTTAGRDRQRSGDDDRRGDRRSPSRTGGGGRLDASAPPDADMERFRIEVGWQDRVKPGNIVGAIANEAGLNGRSIGRIQIFDTHSTVDLPSGMPEDVFNALRRLRVMNKELQITRHHS; the protein is encoded by the coding sequence GTGACCCAGTTCAACGCAGGCGAGAGCTTTGCGTGCTCCATCGACCTGAGCGCCCATCCCGCCCAAGCCCCCATCCCACCCATCGCGAGCGATCCCATCACTTCCAATCAACCCAGCTGTGTCGACCTGAGTGCCCTCGAAGGGCAGCCGTCAGCCGCCGAGACCACGGCGGTCGAGTCGACCCTGATCGGCCCGATTGACCAGCCCGGCGAAGCCACTCAGGACGCTCCCGCCGGAGCCTTCGCCGCGTTTGGCCTGGGGGCTGAGATCCTCGCCGCCGTGGCGGATTGCGGCTACAGCGATCCCTCTCCCATTCAGAAGGCCGCCATTCCCGAGCTGATGCTCGGCCGCGACCTGGTGGGCCAGGCTCAGACCGGCACCGGCAAGACGGCCGCCTTCGCTCTGCCCCTGCTGGCGCGCCTCGATCCCCAGCAGCGCACACCGCAGGTGCTGGTGCTGACCCCCACCCGTGAACTGGCTCTTCAGGTGGCTGAAGCCTTCAACGGCTATGCCGCCAAGCTCCCCCAGGTGCGTGTGCTGCCGATCTACGGCGGTGCCGATTTCCGCGACCAGATCGTTCGCCTCAAGCGCGGCGTGCAGATCGTGGTGGGGACCCCGGGCAGGGTGATGGACCACATGCGCCAGGGCACTCTCGACCTCTCCGGACTGCGCTGTCTGGTGCTTGATGAAGCAGACGAGATGCTGCGCATGGGCTTCATCGATGATGTCGAGTGGGTGCTTGAACAACTCCCCGAGAAGCGGCAGGTGGTGCTCTTCTCCGCCACCATGCCTTCGGAGATCCGCCGGCTCTCGCGCAAGTACCTGAAGGACCCCGCTGAGGTCACCATCCAGCAGAAGGGTGCTGAGAACAGCACCATCCGCCAGCGTCACCTGGTGGTGCACGGCGCCCAGAAACTGGAGGCCCTCACCCGTGTGCTGGAAGCGGAGAGCAGCGAGGGAGTGATCATCTTCGCCCGCACCAAGGCGATCACTCTCACCGTCTCCGAAGCCCTGGAACAGCAGGGTTACGACGTGGCCGTGCTCAACGGTGACGTTCCCCAGAACCAGCGGGAGCGCACGGTTGAGCGGCTGCGCAGCGGACAGGTGAACGTGCTCGTGGCCACCGACGTCGCCGCCCGGGGGCTGGATGTGGACCGGATCACCCTGGTGATCAACTACGACATCCCCTTCGACAGCGAGGCGTATGTCCACCGCATCGGCCGCACCGGCCGGGCGGGCCGCCAGGGGGACGCGATCCTCTTCCTCACGCCCCGGGAGCGCCGTTTCCTGGGTGGTCTGGAGCGCGCTGTCGGCAAGGCCATCACACCGATGGAGGTGCCCACCAACGCCGACATCAATCAAAGCCGGCTGGATCGCCTGCGCGAGCGCCTCACCGCCCTGGTGGCAACCCCCCGCTCTGACGATCAGGAACTGGCCCTGCTCAGCGAAATCCTGCAGCGGGTGGGCAGCGAGATCAGCGCCAGCCCCGAGCAACTGGCCCTGGCCGCGCTGCAACTGGCTGTGGGCGACCGCCCCTTGCTGGTTCAGGGGGCTGAAACCTGGCGCCAGCCCACCACCGCCGGCCGGGACCGTCAGCGCAGCGGCGACGACGACCGCCGCGGTGATCGCCGCTCACCCTCCCGCACTGGCGGCGGCGGGCGCCTGGACGCCTCCGCTCCCCCGGATGCCGACATGGAGCGTTTCCGGATCGAGGTGGGCTGGCAGGACCGGGTCAAGCCCGGAAACATTGTCGGAGCGATCGCCAACGAAGCCGGTCTGAACGGCCGCAGCATCGGCCGCATCCAGATCTTCGACACGCACAGCACCGTCGATCTTCCCAGTGGGATGCCCGAGGATGTCTTCAACGCCCTGCGGCGGCTGCGGGTGATGAACAAAGAGCTTCAGATCACCCGCCACCACTCCTGA
- a CDS encoding ParB/Srx family N-terminal domain-containing protein, translating into MAQTSGPFELPPLARQELVELPITSLQPTQLCLGLAEVRSRASDFARETAAERRRYLRTRPVPVAVSSAGEHWMIDRHHRLRALMEVDSSATVFCSVVLELVGASRAHCLEELNRRGWLYLRDGEGRGPLPPERLPTDLVSLEDDPFRSLVWKLKQEGLIRPQPQVPFLEFHWGSWLRRQNLPSFGSMDLEPALAEARRLVRAQGGLGGPPSS; encoded by the coding sequence ATGGCCCAGACATCCGGTCCCTTTGAGCTGCCTCCCCTGGCCCGACAGGAGCTGGTGGAGCTGCCCATCACTTCGCTGCAGCCCACCCAGCTCTGCCTGGGACTGGCGGAAGTGCGCTCCAGGGCCAGTGATTTCGCCAGAGAAACGGCCGCGGAGCGTCGTCGCTACCTGCGCACCCGGCCGGTGCCGGTGGCGGTGAGCAGTGCGGGGGAGCACTGGATGATCGACCGGCACCACCGGCTGAGGGCCCTGATGGAGGTGGATTCCAGCGCCACCGTCTTCTGCTCGGTGGTGCTGGAACTGGTGGGAGCCAGCCGCGCTCACTGTCTCGAGGAACTCAACCGGCGGGGTTGGCTCTACCTGCGTGATGGCGAAGGCCGGGGCCCCCTCCCGCCCGAGCGGCTGCCGACGGACCTGGTCAGCCTGGAGGACGACCCCTTTCGCAGCCTGGTCTGGAAACTGAAGCAGGAGGGCCTGATCCGCCCCCAGCCGCAGGTGCCGTTCCTGGAATTCCACTGGGGCAGCTGGTTGCGTCGCCAGAATCTGCCCAGCTTCGGCTCGATGGACCTCGAACCCGCTCTTGCCGAGGCCCGGCGCCTGGTGCGCGCCCAGGGGGGCCTTGGCGGACCACCCTCCAGCTGA
- a CDS encoding AAA family ATPase — MTPESPITPLGPALAEALPRLYRIRTDPLLTELIGALSTALVRGELHLPFDGPAPEGIVSVEQWPEGHRQALVRCGWIQIPEQPGLPDDESPPPLMLGDRGVGWRRWLLLLEATMAELERRATASVQPPLSPACLQTAAQRARRRGRLDPRQQAAVAALLSQGLVLLGGGPGTGKTSTIVQMLAAVLEERPGWRLHLAAPTGKAAARLRQAIAAGAGTLPPPLAAQLSASPCTTLHRLLESRGEGFGRNREHPLALDLLVVDEVSMLDLPLMAALLEAMPAQAQLVLVGDPDQLAPVGPGAVLQELQAPARRQAMGDSAIELITTYRNDGALAVAAGRLRRGDVPGFLQDLNRLSSSDNLSWWRCAAGRLPAGVLERLRAHQVQLARLAASWSEDPEAVTRELLEELERCVALAPTRRGRWGVEALNQRLLGADWSRGPAGWPAGTPVLCQRNLPELGLANGDVGVVVVREGQRQLLFWGSQEPGVAGKEGTSASAPAIRLVHPSRMAGADAAFAITIHKSQGSQYQQVLVLVPEGEGRWDRRLLYTALTRARRQAVLITPEGQGWLPA, encoded by the coding sequence ATGACCCCAGAGTCCCCCATCACTCCCCTGGGGCCTGCCCTGGCCGAAGCCCTGCCCAGGCTTTATAGGATCAGGACTGATCCGTTGCTGACCGAGCTGATCGGGGCCCTGAGTACGGCCCTGGTGCGCGGGGAGTTGCATCTCCCCTTCGACGGGCCGGCTCCCGAGGGCATCGTCAGCGTGGAGCAGTGGCCTGAGGGTCACCGCCAGGCCCTGGTCCGCTGCGGCTGGATCCAGATCCCGGAGCAGCCTGGGCTGCCTGACGACGAGTCACCGCCGCCGCTGATGCTCGGCGACCGCGGGGTGGGCTGGCGTCGCTGGCTGCTGCTGCTGGAAGCCACGATGGCCGAACTGGAGCGGCGGGCCACGGCCAGCGTGCAGCCGCCCCTGAGCCCCGCCTGCCTGCAGACCGCCGCGCAGCGGGCCCGGCGACGGGGTCGGCTGGATCCCCGTCAGCAGGCGGCGGTGGCAGCCCTGCTCAGCCAGGGCCTGGTGTTGCTCGGGGGCGGACCCGGCACCGGCAAGACCAGCACGATCGTGCAGATGCTCGCGGCGGTTCTGGAGGAGCGTCCCGGCTGGAGGCTGCACCTGGCCGCACCCACCGGCAAGGCTGCCGCACGACTGCGCCAGGCCATCGCCGCTGGAGCCGGCACCCTGCCGCCTCCTCTGGCCGCACAGCTGTCGGCCAGCCCCTGCACCACCCTGCATCGCCTGCTGGAGAGCCGCGGAGAGGGATTCGGGCGGAACCGTGAGCACCCCCTGGCCCTGGATCTGCTGGTGGTGGATGAAGTGTCGATGCTGGACCTTCCCCTGATGGCCGCCCTGCTGGAGGCCATGCCCGCCCAGGCCCAGCTGGTGCTGGTGGGGGACCCCGATCAGCTGGCCCCGGTGGGACCCGGGGCGGTGCTGCAGGAACTGCAGGCGCCGGCCAGACGCCAGGCCATGGGCGATTCAGCGATCGAGCTGATCACCACCTACCGCAATGACGGAGCCCTGGCCGTGGCGGCCGGACGGTTGCGGCGTGGTGACGTCCCCGGGTTTCTGCAGGATCTGAACCGGCTCAGCTCCTCGGACAACCTCAGCTGGTGGCGCTGCGCGGCCGGCCGGCTGCCCGCCGGGGTGCTGGAGCGGCTCAGAGCCCACCAGGTGCAGCTGGCCCGTCTGGCCGCCAGCTGGAGTGAGGATCCTGAGGCAGTGACCCGGGAGCTGCTGGAGGAGCTGGAGCGCTGTGTGGCGCTGGCCCCCACCCGCCGCGGCCGCTGGGGGGTGGAGGCGCTGAACCAGCGGCTGCTGGGTGCCGACTGGAGCCGGGGACCGGCGGGCTGGCCAGCCGGCACTCCGGTGCTCTGTCAGCGCAACCTGCCGGAGCTGGGGCTTGCCAATGGCGATGTGGGGGTGGTGGTGGTGCGGGAGGGCCAGCGCCAGCTGCTGTTCTGGGGAAGCCAGGAACCGGGCGTAGCCGGCAAGGAAGGCACCAGCGCGTCGGCGCCTGCCATCCGCCTGGTTCATCCCAGCCGGATGGCAGGCGCCGACGCGGCCTTCGCGATCACGATCCACAAGTCGCAGGGCAGTCAGTACCAGCAGGTGCTGGTCCTGGTGCCGGAAGGGGAGGGCCGCTGGGACCGGCGCCTCCTCTACACAGCGCTGACGCGGGCCCGGCGGCAGGCGGTGCTGATCACCCCCGAAGGCCAGGGCTGGCTGCCCGCCTGA
- a CDS encoding LCP family protein → MTSSQGSRPLPIVLAMLLGLGGGLALSGPLASLLPKDWASQTARLTGQLSNPFAAWGDNGRDVLVLGTDVGGGNTDVMFSIRIENGVTHVTQVPRDTYIDSARFGGIKANALYAYGGAEAVKQELSERLGRPIDHHLLVNLGAIRRMGDVLGGVEVNVPKRMYYVDNSQGLYIDLQPGLQTLKGRDLEGFLRWRHDEEGDIGRIDRQKLVLTALFSKLTRPENLVRLPSLIAAAGQDLKTDLGPMEIGGLITAMATTRFDAERLSGRPFDLNGISYWEADWPPRDVEAINATTVDGDHRQRFLF, encoded by the coding sequence ATGACGTCCAGCCAAGGATCCCGCCCCCTGCCCATCGTCCTGGCGATGCTGCTTGGTCTGGGAGGAGGTCTGGCGCTCTCCGGTCCCCTGGCCTCGTTACTGCCCAAGGACTGGGCCTCCCAGACCGCCAGGCTCACCGGTCAACTCAGCAATCCCTTCGCTGCCTGGGGGGACAACGGCCGTGATGTGCTGGTGCTGGGCACCGACGTGGGCGGCGGCAACACCGATGTGATGTTCTCGATCCGCATCGAGAACGGTGTCACCCATGTCACCCAGGTTCCCCGAGACACCTATATCGACTCGGCCCGTTTCGGCGGCATCAAGGCCAACGCCCTCTACGCCTACGGAGGAGCCGAAGCGGTCAAGCAGGAGCTCTCGGAGCGGCTGGGCCGCCCGATCGATCACCACCTGCTCGTGAATCTCGGGGCGATACGCCGCATGGGCGATGTTCTCGGTGGTGTCGAGGTGAACGTGCCCAAGCGCATGTATTACGTCGACAACAGCCAGGGCCTCTACATCGACCTTCAGCCGGGCCTTCAGACCCTCAAGGGTCGCGATCTGGAGGGGTTCCTGCGCTGGCGCCACGATGAGGAAGGGGACATCGGCCGGATCGACCGTCAGAAGCTTGTCCTCACCGCCCTGTTCAGCAAACTGACGCGCCCCGAGAATCTGGTGCGGCTGCCCAGCCTGATCGCAGCGGCCGGCCAGGACCTGAAGACGGACCTGGGGCCGATGGAAATCGGTGGCCTGATCACGGCCATGGCCACCACCCGCTTCGATGCGGAGCGCCTGAGCGGCCGGCCCTTTGATCTCAACGGCATCAGCTACTGGGAGGCCGACTGGCCGCCCCGTGATGTGGAAGCCATCAACGCCACGACGGTCGATGGCGACCACCGCCAGCGCTTCCTCTTCTGA
- a CDS encoding RNA-binding protein, producing MTIYVGNLSFQAEREDLLDLFGQYGEVRQCSLPLDRETGRKRGFAFVELADDASEQKAIDDLQDVEWMGRMIRVNKASPRERGGGGPRGGGGGYGGGGGGGGGGRW from the coding sequence ATGACCATTTACGTAGGCAATCTCTCCTTCCAGGCCGAACGGGAGGATCTGCTCGATCTTTTTGGCCAGTACGGTGAAGTCCGTCAATGCAGTCTGCCGCTTGATCGCGAAACCGGCCGCAAACGCGGCTTCGCTTTCGTTGAACTGGCCGACGACGCCTCAGAGCAGAAAGCGATCGACGACCTCCAGGATGTGGAGTGGATGGGTCGCATGATCCGGGTCAACAAGGCCAGCCCCCGCGAACGTGGCGGCGGTGGTCCACGGGGCGGTGGTGGCGGCTACGGCGGTGGCGGCGGCGGTGGCGGTGGCGGTCGCTGGTGA